Part of the Rhodococcus sp. OK302 genome is shown below.
GGACAGAGACACATGAGCACTACGTACACGCTCGAATCACTATCTGCCCGAGCAGAAATCGAAGATGTGATCCACCGGTACTGCCATGCGACGGATCGTCGGCGCTGGTGGTTGATGGACTCGGTTTTCCACGAGGATGCCACTTGTCGATTGTCTTCGATCGGTGGAAGCTGGCGCGAATTCGTCGCGCAAGGCTCCGCGCTTCTCGAGCCGGTCGACGCGACGCACCACCAGGTCGGCAACATCATGATTGCGTTCGAGGGGACCGTCGCACATGTCGAGACCTATGTGACGGCGTTTCACGCAGTGCCGCATGATGCGCCTGCCGGTGGTTCTTTCGGTGGCACCGGTGAGGCATACGAAGTTATGCTCGGTGCTCGCTATATCGACCGATTCGAGCTCCGCGACGGTCGCTGGCGGATTGCGGACCGGCGCCTGCTCACGGAGTGGCGCAATCACCGTCCGTCGCGAGAAGGCGGCCTGGCTGCTGTCACTGCGCAGGCACGGGGACAGCGAGAGGACGGTATCTCAGGATCGGTCGTCGAGGCTTGGCGCACAAATGATCTCGGCCGAGCGGACTCCAGTCGGCTTGTTGACCGCGCCGAAATCGCCGATGTTGTCAATCGCTTCTGCCACGCCGTGGATCGGAACCGCTGGGAACTGATGGCGAGCGTATTCCACGAGGACGGGAAAACTGTCTTCATCGGAAACGAGCTGCCCTGGCAGAAGATGGTGGAGAACGCACGCGTATCGATGGGTTCTCTCGAACGGACTCACCACCAGACGGGGAACATGCTGTTCTCCTTTGACGGCGACGTCGCTGAAGTTGAAACGTACGTCACCGCCTACCACCGTGTTCCGCCCACAGCTCCCGCACATGCGTTCTGGGACGGCCGAAACGAGGATTACGAGGGCGTTGCGGGTGGTCGGTACATCGACCGGTTCGAGCGTCGAGACGGTCGCTGGCTCATGGTCGAGCACCGCACCTTTGTCGAGTGGCGTCATGACCACGACGTCGCGGAAGGCTCGCTGGCTCAAACCCCGTCGAGTATGCGAGGGCAGCGCGGGGATGCGGATGCATCGCTTTCGGTGGTAGCGGCGCTACTGAACTGAGCGTCGTATTGCGTTGACGTACAACGAATGAGCGCCGGTGAACCGCCGGCGCTCATTCGTTGTGAAGGTTATTCGATTCCCAGCGCACGCGACCATAGATAGGTGATGGTGTCGATCGCCTGGTCATCGGACTCGGGTCGGCCTACCCCTTGCACATTCATGCCCAGCCAGAGATAACAACTGTGTTCGAGCATGGACGAGAGAGCTGACGCGGCAACGTACGGATCCACACTTGGATCCGTTGTCCCTTCGCGCTGAAGCACTTTGATTCGTCCGGCAATCTGTCGGACGCCGACTTCGCGGATCTGCATCCACGCGTGCATGAATTCGTTCTCGACCGCCGCCGCGTGCGTGATTCCGACCAGTTCGGGAATGAACTCCGTGTAGGTACGCCAGAACACGGCGACGGCGGATCTCAGTGATTCCGCGGTGTACACACCGTGCGGATCAGGGTTCCCATCGTCGAGGACGCGGTTGAGGAAGTCCTCCAACATTGCGTGGAGGATCTCCCGCTTGTTGTCGAAGTAGTTGTAGAGCGTTCCCGGAGATTTGCCGGCCTCGTCAGCAATATCGGTCATCCTGGCATTGAGGTAACCGTCGCGCTTGAAGACGGTGCGCGCCGCGGCTTTGATGAGCTGCTCGGTTTGCTGCCCCTTCGTGCCCGCGTGCTCGGTACTCGGTGTATGCACCTTGATGGCCCCTTTAGATCTCGTAGCTGCAGGCCTGGATTGTATCGATATCGCTGACGTCGATGCCCTTACAGCTTGGGCATGACCTCGGAGGCGAACAGCGCCATCGTGTCGATGAGCATCTCGTGGGGGAGTGCGCCGCAGTCGAAGGCGGCGAGGTGGATGTCGGGATCTATGACGTCCTTGAACGTGCCCATGCGATCGAGGACCTCTTCCGGGTTGCCGCACAGTGCGGTTCCCTCGATCAGGTCTTGGTAGTCGACCGGAGCCTTGCTGCCGAGCAGATTGCGCGCCCACG
Proteins encoded:
- a CDS encoding TetR/AcrR family transcriptional regulator; this encodes MHTPSTEHAGTKGQQTEQLIKAAARTVFKRDGYLNARMTDIADEAGKSPGTLYNYFDNKREILHAMLEDFLNRVLDDGNPDPHGVYTAESLRSAVAVFWRTYTEFIPELVGITHAAAVENEFMHAWMQIREVGVRQIAGRIKVLQREGTTDPSVDPYVAASALSSMLEHSCYLWLGMNVQGVGRPESDDQAIDTITYLWSRALGIE
- a CDS encoding nuclear transport factor 2 family protein — protein: MSTTYTLESLSARAEIEDVIHRYCHATDRRRWWLMDSVFHEDATCRLSSIGGSWREFVAQGSALLEPVDATHHQVGNIMIAFEGTVAHVETYVTAFHAVPHDAPAGGSFGGTGEAYEVMLGARYIDRFELRDGRWRIADRRLLTEWRNHRPSREGGLAAVTAQARGQREDGISGSVVEAWRTNDLGRADSSRLVDRAEIADVVNRFCHAVDRNRWELMASVFHEDGKTVFIGNELPWQKMVENARVSMGSLERTHHQTGNMLFSFDGDVAEVETYVTAYHRVPPTAPAHAFWDGRNEDYEGVAGGRYIDRFERRDGRWLMVEHRTFVEWRHDHDVAEGSLAQTPSSMRGQRGDADASLSVVAALLN